In one window of Helianthus annuus cultivar XRQ/B chromosome 17, HanXRQr2.0-SUNRISE, whole genome shotgun sequence DNA:
- the LOC110924891 gene encoding 4-coumarate--CoA ligase 1-like, which produces MLIQACIVLLVVAEGDGKILEFWCSSDARDKIQIHQEYLNNAEATSSTIDKDGWLQTGNIVYFDQDGYLYIVDRIKKMIKYKGFQIALGDLEDVLASHPAILDAAITGIRDEEAGDIPVAFVMMKARS; this is translated from the exons ATGCTGATTCAAGCTTGCATCGTGTTACTGGTGGTAGCAGAGGGTGATGGGAAGATTCTAGAGTTCTGGTGTTCAAGCGACGCTAGAGACAAAATCCAGATCCATCAAG AATATTTGAACAACGCGGAGGCAACGTCATCGACCATCGATAAGGATGGTTGGCTACAAACAGGAAACATTGTTTATTTTGACCAAGACGGGTATTTGTATATAGTTGATCGCATTAAAAAGATGATAAAGTACAAAGGGTTTCAG ATTGCTCTGGGTGATTTAGAGGATGTGCTAGCATCTCATCCAGCCATTCTTGATGCTGCAATAACAGG AATCAGAGATGAGGAAGCAGGAGACATTCCAGTGGCGTTTGTGATGATGAAGGCCCGGAGCTGA